Below is a genomic region from Caulobacter rhizosphaerae.
CTCAATACCTGGCCCGGAGATAGAGGCCGTAGGTGCGCGGCGGCCCCATGCTGAACACGTCGAATCCGAACGCGGCGATCGGGGTGATGTCGGAGATGTTGGTGGTGTCGGCCAGGTTCTTGCCCCACACGCCCAGTTCGTAGCGCCCGTCGGCGAAGGCCCAGCCCACTTGTCCGTTGACATAGGCCCGGGCCTTGTCGCTGAGCCGCTCGGTATTGGCGGTGTCGTAATAGACCTTGCCGCGATAGGTGAAGTCCAGCTGGCTGATCAGCTTGCCGGCGCCCACCGGGTGCTCGTAACGCGCCGCGCCGTTCAGGCTGGTCTTCGGCGCCGAGGGCAGGGTGTTGCCCGAATAGTCCTCGCCCAGCGACTGGAAGTCCTTGTACTCGGCGCTCAGCAGCGAGGCGCCCAAGGTCAGGGACAGGCCGGCCATCGGCCGCGCCTCGATCTCGGCCTCGCCGCCATAGACCCGGGCCTTGGAGGCATTGGTGAACAGCTGCACCGGCAGGCCGTTGCGCTGGATCACCGTATAGACCTGCAGGTCCTTGTAATCATAGTAGAAGGCCGAGACATTGACCCGCAGGCGGCGGTCCAGGAACTCGCTCTTGGCGCCCACCTCGTAGGCATTGACGGTCTCGTCCCGATAAGGGCCCAGGTCGTCCGGATCCGTCGTCTGGCCGCTGAAGAAGCCGCCGCTCTTGGTCCCGCGATTGTAGGTGGCGTAGACGTTGGCGTCGTCGTTGATCGCGTAGCGCAGGCCCACCCGGCCCGAGATCGAGCTGAAGGTCTTCTGGTTGTCGTATTCGAACAGGGTCAGCAGGCCGTAATCGACGTCGCTAACATAGTGGAAGGTCTTCTTGTCCTGTGACCAGCGCAGGCCGCCGGTCAGGGTGAGCTTGGGGGTCAGGTCATAGTCCACCTGGCCGAAGGCGGCGTAGCTGGTGGTTTTCTGGTGCAGCGGCCAGCCGAACACGCCGACGCTGTTGGCCGGATCCATGCCCGTGGGGTTGTTGACCGGATCGGGGACGCGCAGCGCCTCCAGCACGTTGTAGTGGCTGTCATTGTCCAGGTTGTCGCGGGCGCCATAGAGGCCGGCGACCCAGCGCAGGGCCGTGGCGCCGTTCGACTGCAGGCGGAACTCCTGGCTGGTGGTGTCCTGCTGGGCGATGTAGCGGGCGTCGAAGATCGAGATCGGGTTGGCGTCGGTCTCTTCGTAGTCGTCCCTCTTGGCCCGCTGGTAGCCGGTGATCGAGTACAGCGTCACCCCGCCGAAGTCGTAGCTGATGGCGCTGGTCGCCCCGAACAGCTTGACGATGTCCTTGCCCTCGAAGCGGTAGTCGCCCTGGTACTTGTTGGTGCTGGTGTTGGCGTAGCCGGCGACGTTCGTGCACTGGCCCGAGGTGTAGTAGGCCGGCTTGCAGAAGATGTAGCCGAAGGTCGGGTCAGGATCAGCCGTGCTGGCCGCCTCGGCCGTCTGAGCCACCAGCGAGCGGTTATAGGTCAGGATCGAGCCGCCGCTGGACTTGCTGTAGCTGGCCGAGACGTCGACGGTCAGCTTGTCGTCGGGTGTCCAGCGCAGGGCCCCGCGCACGGCCTTGCGGTCGGCGTCGTTGCCCTTGTTCCCGGTCAGGCGGTTGAGAGTGTAGCCGTCGCTCTTGTCGTAGAGGCCGGCGATGCGGAAGGCCAGGGTGTCGGCGATCGG
It encodes:
- a CDS encoding TonB-dependent receptor codes for the protein MRKLQVLAGVAGAAMMTAAGQAGAQEATALDEIVVTAQKRAENLQDVPVSVTALTADQLKDQRVGDVLALSGLSPGLQIKTDDNAANPRIFIRGIGVNDFNPSTASAVGVYVDGVYVASPLAQMSGFYDLQQVEVLRGPQGTLYGRNTTGGAINVTTKKPSATPEGDLAVDYGRFNSLNVQGGFGGPIADTLAFRIAGLYDKSDGYTLNRLTGNKGNDADRKAVRGALRWTPDDKLTVDVSASYSKSSGGSILTYNRSLVAQTAEAASTADPDPTFGYIFCKPAYYTSGQCTNVAGYANTSTNKYQGDYRFEGKDIVKLFGATSAISYDFGGVTLYSITGYQRAKRDDYEETDANPISIFDARYIAQQDTTSQEFRLQSNGATALRWVAGLYGARDNLDNDSHYNVLEALRVPDPVNNPTGMDPANSVGVFGWPLHQKTTSYAAFGQVDYDLTPKLTLTGGLRWSQDKKTFHYVSDVDYGLLTLFEYDNQKTFSSISGRVGLRYAINDDANVYATYNRGTKSGGFFSGQTTDPDDLGPYRDETVNAYEVGAKSEFLDRRLRVNVSAFYYDYKDLQVYTVIQRNGLPVQLFTNASKARVYGGEAEIEARPMAGLSLTLGASLLSAEYKDFQSLGEDYSGNTLPSAPKTSLNGAARYEHPVGAGKLISQLDFTYRGKVYYDTANTERLSDKARAYVNGQVGWAFADGRYELGVWGKNLADTTNISDITPIAAFGFDVFSMGPPRTYGLYLRARY